The Synchiropus splendidus isolate RoL2022-P1 chromosome 1, RoL_Sspl_1.0, whole genome shotgun sequence genome includes a window with the following:
- the tex2l gene encoding testis-expressed protein 2 — MADIGAAERRRDKDGGRRGGGSLQGTNNPAQDHSPVGAAPLGTKRHLPRGIVIQLTGTEGEWNSLDESELIFSLDRDEDYPPISLSKEKQLSVDDDSGLQSPAFHVPLSPSSPSSLGHCSNTGASFLSPGPSTPTHRPLASLVKSLSTELEPKEGSTLRPKPLLNLVKSISTELSRSEPEVSQSKSDSRLNLHLWKQLTKPKNRSNGDSRTAPPSPSNHSPLGDNLKGNFFKMELEDTKRKLSEAVQEPLSSMLNKMRREESTGSPKHQHKTQGPSNASSKATGVDGLSDFGALESPASGSRSDSELVFHWPPVRHSGKGQRSPCPVHHKSRKEEKLEITTDGDMMQIFAVATKKQKSERPTRCKPSDPMSNSAVPPYQPLPRLTLFCAAVLSYGYFVLPLTPYCSGLALGVALGFLLGLCLIRMSSSKSTSSVSQHRAFQLLLSKDSPSNESEVVKGWMNESHDYDAETCHLGLTHSVFATLEGSCLRLDSPRSNIGRRATFDEKVPETTFIKTRSFHLARSKVFLLPSVLAQKRLWNPKYPICIQLHEGMRAEDEDKQQLKEDHEQGETRQKSSEPQTLYLFGRTGRDKEEWFRHFLLASSDRACEKERAGRCVSRLVNHHNGPSSPGSCSDENPVPSSTSEAPTKQSPSITRGPSELDYAWYMSRLLGPEESTPMSSPGACSTETSPGVRGKCTCDPADECGSSHNSWANALIGRIFWDFLREKYWSDAVSHKIQKKLSKIKLPYFMNELTLAELDMGNSMPQIASSSRPEVNHRGLWVELQLVYTGALQMTLQTKFNLSKLGKDGGQDMDCITEPGSTRCRPVLQVLADSDEESSSAGSSDEEDLLLSEPQVSVGDKGSTAATEGAGGGRTGRKILRFVDKIAKSKYFQKATETEFIKKKFEEMSNTPLLLTVEVQELSGTLVINIPPPPTDRIWYSFCVPPKLDLHVCPKLGEREVTLCHVTEWIEKKLQDEFQKVFVMPNMDDIYLPVMHSGTESPQASLHLSSRSYQSSTESIERIPTESD, encoded by the exons ATGGCTGACATTGGAGCAGCTGAACGCAGAAGGGACAAGGATGGTGGTCGAAGAGGGGGAGGGTCTTTACAAGGGACCAACAATCCGGCCCAAGACCACAGTCCAGTGGGTGCTGCCCCCCTTGGGACAAAAAGGCATCTTCCTCGGGGCATAGTGATCCAGCTCACCGGGACGGAGGGTGAGTGGAACAGCCTGGATGAAAGTGAACTTATCTTCTCTCTGGATCGTGACGAAGACTACCCCCCTATCTCGCTTTCGAAGGAGAAGCAGCTTTCTGTCGATGATGATTCTGGGCTGCAGTCTCCAGCCTTCCATGTGCCTCTCTCACCCTCGTCCCCAAGTTCCCTTGGTCACTGCTCCAACACAGGCGCTAGCTTTCTCTCCCCAGGACCATCCACACCCACACATCGACCACTAGCAAGCCTTGTCAAGTCCCTGTCCACTGAACTGGAACCGAAAGAAGGATCCACCCTCCGACCAAAGCCCCTTCTCAACCTTGTGAAGTCCATCTCCACTGAGCTCTCCCGTTCTGAGCCGGAGGTGTCCCAGTCAAAATCAGACTCTCGCCTTAACCTGCACTTGTGGAAGCAGCTAACAAAACCTAAGAATCGCAGCAACGGAGACTCACGTACTGCGCCTCCTTCGCCTAGCAACCATTCTCCTCTTGGTGACAATCTAAAAGGGAATTTCTTCAAGATGGAACTTGAAGACACCaaaagaaagctctctgaggCTGTGCAGGAACCGCTGAGCAGCATGCTCAACAAaatgaggagggaggagagcactggcagccCCAAACACCAACACAAGACCCAAGGACCAAGCAACGCCAGCTCTAAAGCCACAGGAGTGGACGGGCTGTCTGACTTTGGAGCACTGGAATCCCCAGCCAGCGGAAGCAGAAGTGACAGCGAGCTGGTTTTTCATTGGCCTCCAGTTCGGCATTCTGGGAAGGGTCAGCGCAGCCCCTGCCCTGTGCACCACAAGAGCCGCAAGGAAGAGAAGTTGGAAATAACTACGGATGGTGACATGATGCAGATTTTTGCTGTGGCCACTAAAAAGCAGAAGAGTGAAAGACCAACTAGGTGCAAACCATCTGACCCAATGAGTAACTCGGCTGTACCGCCCTACCAGCCACTCCCACGCTTGACCCTTTTCTGCGCAGCGGTTTTATCGTATGGATACTTTGTCCTTCCTCTTACCCCGTACTGCTCCGGCCTTGCCTTAGGTGTAGCTTTGGGATTCTTGCTAGGACTTTGCCTCATCAGGATGAGTTCTTCCAAGTCTACTTCCTCAGTTTCTCAACACAGAGCATTTCAACTTCTTCTGAGTAAAGATTCTCCAAGCAATGAGTCAgaggtggtgaag GGCTGGATGAATGAGAGCCATGATTATGATGCAGAAACGTGCCACTTGGGACTGACTCATTCAGTTTTCGCCACCTTGGAAGGGTCCTGTCTACGTCTGGACTCCCCGCGGTCCAATATCGGCCGCCGGGCAACATTCGATGAGAAAGTCCCTGAGACCACATTCATCAAGACACGCTCTTTTCATCTCGCAAGGAGTAAA GTTTTCCTGCTCCCCTCAGTGTTGGCCCAGAAGAGATTGTGGAACCCAAAGTATCCAATTTGCATCCAACTGCATGAAGGCATGAGAGCTGAAGATGAGGATAAACAACAGCTTAAAGAAGATCATGAACAAGGAGAGACGAGACAAAAGTCCTCTGAGCCTCAAACGCTTTATCTCTTTGGGCGCACAGGAAGGGACAAGGAGGAGTGGTTTCGTCATTTTCTTCTCGCGTCCAGTGATAGAGCATGTGAGAAGGAGAGAGCCGGCAGATGTGTGTCCAGATTGG TGAACCATCATAATGGCCCGAGCAGTCCAGGCTCCTGCAGTGATGAAAACCCAGTTCCCTCATCGACATCAGAAGCCCCCACCAAGCAGTCACCCAGTATCACCAGGGGCCCGTCTGAGCTTGACTATGCGTGGTACATGTCACGTCTTCTGGGCCCTGAGGAGTCCACCCCAATGTCCAGCCCTGGTGCCTGCAGCACAGAAACAAGCCCTGGAGTCAGAGGAAAG TGCACCTGTGATCCCGCAGATGAGTGCGGCAGCAGTCACAACTCGTGGGCCAATGCTCTAATAGGACGAATCTTCTGGGACTTTCTGAGAGAGAAGTACTGGTCCGATGCTGTGTCCCACAAGATTCAGAAGAAGCTCAGCAAAATCAAA CTTCCATACTTCATGAATGAACTGACTCTGGCTGAGCTTGATATGGGAAACTCCATGCCCCAAATCGCTTCTTCATCCAGGCCAGAAGTTAACCACAGAG GCCTATGGGTGGAACTGCAGCTGGTGTACACCGGTGCCCTGCAGATGACCCTGCAGACGAAATTCAACTTGTCTAAACTTGGCAAGGATGGCGGCCAGGACATGGATTGCATTACGGAACCTGGTAGTACACG CTGCAGGCCCGTCCTGCAAGTGTTGGCGGACAGTGATGAAGAGTCGTCCAGTGCCGGATCGTCAGACGAGGAAGACCTGCTGCTCTCGGAGCCTCAAGTGTCAGTCGGGGATAAAGGATCCACAGCAGCTACTGAagg GGCAGGCGGTGGAAGAACTGGAAGAAAAATTTTAAGATTTGTGGACAAAATCGCAAAATCCAAGTACTTTCAGAAGGCGACTGAGACTGAGTTCATCAAGAAGAAGTTTGAGGAGATGTCCAACAcgccgctgctgctgactgTGGAGGTTCAGGAGCTGTCTGGAACTTTAGTCATCAACATACCACCGCCACCAACGGACCGAATATG GTACAGTTTCTGTGTTCCACCCAAGTTGGACCTTCATGTCTGCCCCAAACTTGGTGAGCGAGAGGTGACTCTGTGCCATGTGACCGAGTGGATCGAGAAAAAGCTGCAGGACGAATTCCAG AAAGTTTTTGTCATGCCAAACATGGACGACATCTACTTACCTGTGATGCATTCCGGGACTGAAAGCCCTCAAGCGTCACTTCATCTGTCCTCACGCTCGTATCAGTCCTCCACAGAATCTATCGAGAGAATCCCAACTGAGTCTGACTAG
- the msrb1b gene encoding methionine-R-sulfoxide reductase B1b yields the protein MSFCKFFGGEVYKDHFKPGMYVCSKCSHPLFSSRAKFSHSSPWPAFTETIRDDSVTKMMESLTAFKVLCGKCGNGLGHEFVNDGPEEGRSRFUIFSDSLKFVPIKDEDRR from the exons ATGTCCTTTTGTAAATTCTTCGGCGGAGAAGTCTATAAAGACCATTTCAAACCGG GAATGTATGTATGCTCCAAGTGCAGCCACCCTCTGTTCTCTAGTCGCGCCAAGTTCAGCCACTCGTCTCCTTGGCCGGCTTTCACTGAAACCATCAGGGACGACAGTGTCACCAAGATGATGGAGAGTCTTACCGCATTCAAG GTCCTGTGTGGCAAGTGCGGTAATGGTCTCGGTCACGAGTTTGTCAACGACGGCCCTGAGGAAGGACGGTCACGCTTCTGAATattcagtgactcacttaaGTTTGTCCCTATCAAAG ATGAGGACAGGCGATAA
- the LOC128758722 gene encoding NADPH oxidase organizer 1-like encodes MTDLQRFVVSVRIIGAVIRVTPKLKTFMLSVLWSDEAEVIVYRSFGDFKKLHMQLKKKFHHTIIHKVRTIPKFRGKAWKSSQQRGSKRPVVRMQFLESYCDKLLKCDQSVTQSSEVNQFFTPKDHDLQPDFTKNSIMIMPSDDQNNGDGSGDVHRRSVGNVTQPFATQIYRCVEAYETKDSKNRPFKVAVDEKLDVLIKDPAGWWFVENQEKRLAWFPAPYLELLGEEEDDDDGALSAGGLYRAIRSYSTTKSDEVSVPIGSVVEVLRQSNNGWWLIRFNRKSGYIPAMYLQPYNDPHAAFQRKMHSSTLNLDASLGSEAFYPAIRATSTVQSGRLLKAQSLDVLPENWSESFLTGNSSEGRSASRTSAESSFSSFSAQSENSSSSQDDTKLHQPAASPQASDSDSGSLDLSISDSHSSDESVSGRSAPRVPTRPKQEEIMTRCTTMTRKAALATKSRLLLQPSR; translated from the exons ATGACTGACCTGCAACGTTTTGTTGTAAGCGTCCGCATCATTGGCGCTGTGATCAGGGTCACCCCAAAACTCAAG ACGTTTATGCTGTCCGTGCTGTGGTCAGATGAAGCTGAAGTCATTGTATACCGGTCTTTCGGGGATTTCAAGAAACTTCAT ATGCAGCTGAAAAAGAAGTTTCACCACACAATTATCCACAAAGTGAGAACAATTCCCAAATTCAGAG GAAAGGCCTGGAAGAGCAGCCAGCAGAGGGGATCCAAGCGCCCCGTAGTTCGAATGCAGTTCCTTGAGAGCTACTGCGACAAGCTGCTGAAATGTGACCAGTCTGTCACCCAGAGTTCAGAGGTCAACCAGTTCTTCACTCCCAAAGACCATGATCTGCAGCCAGATTTCACCAAGAACAG CATCATGATCATGCCCTCGGATGACCAAAACAATGGAGATGGCAGCGGAGATGTCCACCGCCGCTCTGTTGGGAATGTCACTCAGCCGTTCGCCACACAAATTTACCGTTGTGTTGAAGCATATGAGACAAAGGATAGTAAAAACCGCCCCTTCAAAGTGGCGGTGGATGAAAAGCTGGACGTCCTGATCAAAGACCCTGCAG GTTGGTGGTTTGTGGAGAATCAGGAAAAACGCTTGGCTTGGTTTCCTGCTCCATACCTGGAGCTgcttggagaagaagaagatgatgatgatggcgccCTGTCTGCAG GGGGTCTGTACCGGGCCATAAGAAGTTACTCAACTACGAAGAGCGACGAGGTGTCCGTGCCCATCGGCTCGGTGGTTGAGGTGCTGAGACAGTCTAACAACGGCTGGTGGCTCATCAG GTTCAACAGGAAATCGGGTTATATTCCCGCCATGTATCTGCAGCCGTACAATGACCCACACGCTGCCTTCCAAAGGAAGATGCACAGCTCCACCCTGAACCTGGACGCCAGCCTGGGCTCTGAGGCCTTCTATCCTGCCATTCGTGCCACTTCAACAGTTCAGTCCGGGCGGCTGCTGAAAGCCCAGTCCCTGGATGTCCTCCCTGAGAACTGGTCTGAGAGCTTCCTGACAGGGAACTCCTCTGAAGGTCGCAGTGCCAGCCGAACCAGCGCCGAGTCCAGCTTTTCCAGCTTTTCCGCACAGAGTGAAAATTCATCGAGCTCCCAAGACGACACAAAGCTCCACCAGCCCGCAGCATCTCCTCAGGCTTCTGACAGCGACAGCGGGAGCCTGGACCTCAGCATCTCAGATAGCCACAGCTCTGATGAATCTGTCTCCGGGCGCAGCGCCCCCAGAGTGCCCACCAGACCCAAACAGGAGGAGATCATGACTCGCTGCACCACCATGACCCGAAAGGCAGCCCTGGCAACCAAATCCAGGCTCCTGCTGCAACCCAGTCGctaa
- the neurl2 gene encoding neuralized-like protein 2 encodes MEPFSDQYMEFHPIHGTNVKLDHSGTQATRVESFANGVCFSKHPLNPGEIFLIEIEDKELGWCGHLRVGLTARNPISLEAVPEYSIPDLTDLGDSWVFAITRNHNKVVEEEDGGDGQAGGQRLGRGELEDGMSNPHPKTFFTDSHLYIENVRIPRDKLVGRSRPGRFSHILDDLFKTNALPPTARRSRIGVLYVPKGRDLADMHIIINGEDMGASAKDIPTIQPLYAVVDVFAATKCVRIVQVEYGFSSLQTLCRQTIQKHIVHRMAIDWLDLPEALKHYCKYE; translated from the exons ATGGAGCCCTTTTCTGATCAGTACATGGAATTCCACCCCATCCATGGGACCAATGTAAAGCTGGACCACTCAGGCACTCAGGCGACACGTGTGGAGAGCTTTGCTAATGGTGTTTGCTTCAGCAAACACCCACTGAATCCAGGGGAGATCTTCCTCATCGAGATCGAGGACAAGGAGTTGGGCTGGTGCGGCCACCTCCGTGTAGGTCTCACTGCCAGAAACCCCATAAGCTTGGAGGCTGTTCCAGAATATTCCATCCCAGACTTGACAGATCTGGGGGACAGCTGGGTTTTTGCGATAACTCGTAACCACAATAAAGTGGTagaggaagaagatggaggagacgGACAAGCCGGCGGTCAGAGGCTTGGTCGTGGTGAGCTGGAAGATGGCATGAGCAATCCCCACCCCAAAACGTTCTTCACAGACTCACACTTGTACATTGAGAATGTGCGGATACCCCGAGACAAGTTGGTCGGGCGTAGTCGACCAGGACGTTTCAGTCACATTCTGGATGACTTGTTCAAGACAAACGCGTTGCCTCCAACAGCCAGACGGAGCAGGATCGGGGTGCTTTACGTGCCCAAGGGACGAGACTTGGCTGACATGCACATTATCATCAATGGAGAGGACATGGGGGCTTCTGCCAAGGACATCCCAACCATCCAGCCCTTATACGCTGTGGTGGATGTCTTTGCCGCGACAAAGTGTGTACGGATCGTTCAGGTGGAGTATGGAT TTTCTTCATTGCAGACATTATGCAGACAAACCATCCAGAAACACATCGTGCACAGGATGGCCATTGACTGGCTGGACCTCCCTGAGGCACTGAAGCACTACTGCAAATACGAGTGA